CCGCCGGCGCAAGGACCCCGAGGCCGTGGCCCGGTTCATCGAGTTGGCGCGGGCGGCGGGGCGGGGCTAGAGATCGGCCGTGCTCGTGTGGTGGGACTACCTGGTGGCGGCGGGGGCGTTCAGCGTCTTCGCCGTGTTGGCCTGGGTGCTGTTCACCCCGCCCGACGAGGAGTGGCTGCCGGTCGAGTTCCTGGACGACCGGGGCTGAGCCGCCTCGGGCTGGACTAGCCGGCGGGGACCTTCCAGCCCATCCCCTCGGCTATCTCCCTGCAGGTCGGGCACAGGGGGTAGCGCCGGGGGTCCCGGCCCGGCACCCAGACCTTGCCGCACAGGGCCCGGACCGCGGTGCCGTTGACGATGCCCTCGACGACCGTGGGCCCGGTGGAGACGAAGTCCCCCTCCTCGGGCTTGTACCCCTCGAGGACGATGTGGCTCATCCGCTCGTGGTCCCCGTCCAGGGCGGGATCGGATGTGACCGGCGCCGTCGTCTCGACGGGCGCGGTCGTCAGGGGACCCGGCAGGTCCTTACCCTCCGACGAGCTCCGAGGCGTCGACCGCGGCCGACGGGTGGCGCAGCTTCGACATCGCCCGGGACTCGATCTGGCGGATCCGCTCCCGGGTGAGGTCGAAGTGCTCCCCGACCTCCTCGAGGGTCCGCGGCTCACCCCGGTCGAGCCCGAACCGCAGGCGGAGGATCTGGCGCTCCCGGTCGTCCAGGGGCCGGAGCATCCGCTCGACCTCCCGGGGGAGGGCGGCGGTGATGGCCTCCTCGAGGGGGTTGGCGGCGGTCTGGTCGGCCACCAGCTCCCCGAACTCGGTGTCGGAGTCCTCCCCGACGGTCTCGTCCAGGCTCACCGGCTCCGACCCGTAGCGGAGGATCTCGGTCAGCTGGGCCACGTCCATCTCGCACGCCTCGGCCAGCTCGTCGATCCGGGGCTGGCGGTGGAGCTGGAGCTCGAGCTCGGCCGCGACCTTCCGCACGCGGGTGGCCAGGTCCCCGGCGTGCACGGGCAGCCGGATGGTCCGGCCCGTGTTGGCGATGCCCCGGGTGATGGCCTGGCGGATCCACCAGGTGGCGTAGGTCGAGAACTTGAAGCCTTTTCGATGGTCGAACTTCTCGACCGCGTGCATCAGGCCCAGGTTCCCCTCCTGGATCAGGTCGAGGAGGGGGAGGCCCGAGGACTGGTACTTCTTGGCAATCGAGACGACCAGCCGCAGGTTGGCCTTCACGAAGGTGTCGGTGGCGGCGTCGGCCGTGGCGATCTGCCGGCGAAGCTCCCGGCGCCGGGCCGAGGTCAGCTCCTTGCCCTTGGCCCGCTCCAGGTCGATGCGGGCCTGGGCGCCGAGCCGGATGGCCTCACCCAGGCGCGCCTCGTCGTCCTTGGTCAGCAGCTCGTGCCGGCCGATGTCCACCAGGTAGAGGTGGACCAGATCTTCTTCTTCTCGCTCGGAACGGTGAGCGGTGGCCAATTCGCCTCCGGGGGCTACTGCTGCTCGAAAGGGGACGCTGCTGGACGGCTTGCTGCTGAGTTACCTATGACAGGTATACCGGACCCGGGGCCCGGTGGCTGTTCTCTGGGGAAACAAATTCTACCCGGACCCTTGCTCTTCCCTGTCCCGAATTCGGCTTTTCTTCGGACCACCGGGGCCCCAGGCGCGCCGAAACGGCCTGACCCGGCGTCAGGTGATGGTAACCCAGGTGGCCCGGGAAGTCACTACTCCCCGTGGCCGGGAATTCAGCTCGGCAGGACCTTTTCCACAGCCGTGGTCACCTCGTCGGCCTCGGGGTCGACCATGGGCCGGAAG
The sequence above is a segment of the Acidimicrobiales bacterium genome. Coding sequences within it:
- a CDS encoding DUF3039 domain-containing protein, which encodes MSHIVLEGYKPEEGDFVSTGPTVVEGIVNGTAVRALCGKVWVPGRDPRRYPLCPTCREIAEGMGWKVPAG
- a CDS encoding sigma-70 family RNA polymerase sigma factor; protein product: MATAHRSEREEEDLVHLYLVDIGRHELLTKDDEARLGEAIRLGAQARIDLERAKGKELTSARRRELRRQIATADAATDTFVKANLRLVVSIAKKYQSSGLPLLDLIQEGNLGLMHAVEKFDHRKGFKFSTYATWWIRQAITRGIANTGRTIRLPVHAGDLATRVRKVAAELELQLHRQPRIDELAEACEMDVAQLTEILRYGSEPVSLDETVGEDSDTEFGELVADQTAANPLEEAITAALPREVERMLRPLDDRERQILRLRFGLDRGEPRTLEEVGEHFDLTRERIRQIESRAMSKLRHPSAAVDASELVGG